In a single window of the Chondrocystis sp. NIES-4102 genome:
- the pyrE gene encoding orotate phosphoribosyltransferase gives MNTKQIDNLSLPKADSDTLRQVLLDLIIKYAYVEGDFTLSSGAKSNYYINCKQVTLRAEGALALGRLLFEILPENTAAVAGLTLGADPMVSAVSVVSALANHPIPALIIRKKPKGHGTQAYIEGPSLEAGSTVVVLEDVVTTGGSAQQAVERLQAAGYQVSKILALVDREQGGRELYQSKNIEFQALFSIQEIQQSSNL, from the coding sequence ATGAATACAAAACAGATTGATAATTTATCTTTACCCAAGGCAGACTCAGATACCCTGCGACAAGTACTACTGGATTTAATTATTAAATATGCCTATGTAGAAGGAGATTTTACCCTTTCTTCTGGGGCAAAAAGTAACTACTATATTAATTGTAAGCAAGTAACTTTAAGAGCAGAAGGAGCATTAGCTCTGGGTCGTTTATTATTTGAAATATTACCAGAAAATACCGCAGCAGTTGCTGGTTTAACCTTGGGTGCAGATCCTATGGTTTCTGCCGTTAGTGTTGTTTCTGCTTTGGCTAATCACCCAATTCCTGCTTTAATCATTCGTAAAAAGCCTAAAGGACATGGAACACAAGCTTATATTGAAGGCCCTTCTTTAGAGGCTGGATCAACAGTTGTAGTTTTAGAAGATGTGGTTACCACAGGTGGTTCGGCACAACAAGCTGTAGAAAGATTACAAGCTGCTGGTTATCAAGTTAGTAAAATTTTAGCCTTAGTAGATAGAGAGCAAGGAGGAAGAGAATTATATCAGTCGAAAAATATTGAGTTTCAAGCTTTATTTTCAATTCAAGAAATACAGCAAAGCTCAAATTTATAA